In Lineus longissimus chromosome 13, tnLinLong1.2, whole genome shotgun sequence, one genomic interval encodes:
- the LOC135498387 gene encoding putative nuclease HARBI1, translating to MDALVVVEFAGEEAAEAGQEVPRSVLCVFKDHSNPLEEYTDRAFIRRYRISKDSFRYVLDLIGPEIEHPTRRNRALLPIEQLAVALQFYAFGCFQIEFEDSSGVSQATCCRLVRRVSEAICGWKERFIRFPTTSEERRVVMQGFYEIAEFPGVIGAIDGTHVAIVSPGGADAIRFINKKRYYSLNCQFVCNHLMMFTHVVARWYGSAHDSRFF from the coding sequence ATGGATGCGCTAGTTGTGGTCGAATTTGCTGGGGAAGAAGCCGCAGAGGCTGGGCAGGAAGTGCCGCGTAGCGTTTTATGTGTCTTCAAGGACCATAGTAACCCTCTGGAAGAGTACACTGATCGGGCATTTATAAGGCGATACAGAATATCAAAGGATTCATTCCGTTATGTTCTTGACCTAATTGGACCCGAGATAGAGCATCCCACGAGAAGGAATCGAGCCCTTCTTCCGATAGAGCAACTTGCTGTTGCACTCCAGTTTTATGCTTTTGGTTGTTTTCAAATCGAATTTGAGGATTCAAGTGGTGTCTCGCAAGCTACGTGTTGTCGTTTGGTGCGTCGTGTTTCCGAAGCGATCTGTGGATGGAAGGAACGCTTCATTCGGTTTCCGACCACATCGGAGGAGAGACGGGTGGTGATGCAAGGGTTCTATGAAATTGCCGAGTTCCCAGGCGTGATTGGCGCTATCGACGGAACCCACGTAGCAATTGTCAGCCCAGGAGGTGCCGATGCTATACGATTCATCAACAAGAAGCGATACTACAGCTTGAATTGTCAGTTTGTTTGCAATCACCTGATGATGTTCACACATGTGGTTGCACGATGGTACGGATCAGCTCACGATTCGAGATTTTTTTAA